ACAGCGGGCGGCGGGGTCAGGGTCGAGGCCGGGGGCTACCTGTCGGGGCACACCACGCCAACCCCCGCCCCCCGCCCCCGCCACCGCCGCCCCCCGACGCCCAGCGCAGCGAAGGCACGACCGGAGCCCCGACCCCGACCGCCCTCAAGACCCCGACCCGGGCCCAAACCCCGACTGGAGGAAGACCCCGACCGTGGTGGCCGTACCCCGACCGCTGTGGCCGTACCCCGACCGTCGTGGCAGTGCCACGACTACACCCCCGACCCCGACCCCGACCCGCGTGCGGTCTACGCGATGCTGAAGATGATCTTGCCCGCTTCGCCCGACCGGATGAGATGCATCGCCTCGTCGACCGCCTCGAGGGGGAGACGGTGCGTGATGACCGGCGTGGGGTCGAACTGCCCCGAGCGAACGAAGCGCGACATCTGGTGCCAGGTGTCGTACATGCGACGGCCGACGACCCCGTAGATGGTGAGCCCCTTGAAGATGATCTCGGTCGCGAAGTCCACATCGATCGTCCGCGACGGAATGCCGAGCATGTTGACCCGCCCCGCCGGCCGCGCCAGCGCGAACGCCTGGTGCACGGCGCTCGGTACGCCGCTCATCTCGAGCACGACATCGGCCCCGTGGCCGTCGCTTGCCGCCATCACCGCTGCCTGCGCCTGGTCCGGGTGGACCGCGTCGTGCGCTCCCATCGTGCGGGCGAGGGCGAGCCGCTTCGGGTTCACGTCGGTCGCGATGATGTGCGCCGCGCCCGCCGCCTTGCAGATTCCCACCGCGAAGGCGCCGATGGGGCCGCAGCCGGTGATGAGGACCACGCTCCCCGGAATCTCAGCGGTCAGTGCCGTATGGAAGGCGTTCCCCATGGGGTCGTGG
This genomic interval from Gemmatimonas sp. contains the following:
- the tdh gene encoding L-threonine 3-dehydrogenase; translated protein: MKALVKQTAGRGLTLTDVPEPTIRDDEVLVRVRSAGVCGTDVHIYEWDAWAAGRCRPPFICGHEFAGDVVAVGNLVESVQVGDRVTAEGHIVDDRSLFSRTGNAHVDPSTRIIGVDRDGCFAEFIAMPATNIWHLDDAISYDIGGIHDPMGNAFHTALTAEIPGSVVLITGCGPIGAFAVGICKAAGAAHIIATDVNPKRLALARTMGAHDAVHPDQAQAAVMAASDGHGADVVLEMSGVPSAVHQAFALARPAGRVNMLGIPSRTIDVDFATEIIFKGLTIYGVVGRRMYDTWHQMSRFVRSGQFDPTPVITHRLPLEAVDEAMHLIRSGEAGKIIFSIA